One part of the Cellvibrionales bacterium genome encodes these proteins:
- a CDS encoding MBL fold metallo-hydrolase yields the protein MLTLTCLGGAGTVTGSKHLLTCGNARIMVDCGLFQGLKNLRELNWQRLPSDPREIDAVVLTHAHLDHCGYLPRLLLDGFYGDIFSTSATRDLAELILLDSAWIQEKDAEYANRKGFSKHKPAQPLYRVRDAERTVALFNTVPLHRTVDLPGNAKLLLRRAGHILGATTAQIDIDGKRIVFSGDLGRYNDLVMHDPESVPSADYVVIESTYGNRVHDQTDPVDALGEVIECTVQRGGTVVIPAFAVGRAQSLIYDLWLLRQQGRLKNVPVFLDSPMATSATELLYKHKNEHRLDKRDFEAACHAVNYIQNVDESKELSANRYPKVIISASGMATGGRVLHHIAAFAPDRRNTLLFSGFQAAGTRGRKLLEGAREVKIFGRWLPVNAEVKELPMLSAHADSNELMRWLSGFEAAPKKVFIVHGEAEASEALRERIQRELGWQACVPLQNQTIEL from the coding sequence ATGCTAACGCTGACATGCCTTGGTGGTGCTGGAACGGTAACAGGTTCAAAGCATTTATTAACTTGCGGCAACGCGCGCATCATGGTCGATTGTGGTTTATTTCAGGGGTTAAAAAACCTGCGTGAATTGAATTGGCAGCGGCTGCCTAGTGATCCTCGTGAAATCGATGCGGTTGTTTTGACGCATGCTCATTTGGATCACTGTGGATATTTGCCGCGATTATTGCTGGATGGTTTTTACGGCGATATTTTTTCAACCTCTGCCACGCGAGATTTAGCAGAGCTAATACTGTTAGACAGTGCGTGGATTCAAGAGAAAGATGCGGAATACGCCAATCGAAAAGGGTTTAGTAAACACAAACCGGCACAGCCTTTGTATCGTGTGCGCGATGCGGAACGCACCGTCGCACTATTCAATACAGTGCCGTTACATCGCACGGTCGATCTGCCAGGCAATGCAAAATTGTTGTTGCGCAGAGCCGGGCATATTTTGGGAGCGACAACCGCGCAAATTGATATCGATGGAAAACGCATCGTTTTCTCTGGAGATTTGGGGCGTTATAACGATTTGGTCATGCATGATCCTGAGTCTGTGCCATCGGCAGACTATGTGGTTATTGAATCAACTTATGGTAATCGTGTGCATGATCAAACCGATCCAGTGGATGCATTGGGCGAAGTAATTGAGTGCACGGTACAGCGCGGAGGCACGGTAGTTATTCCGGCATTTGCCGTGGGGCGAGCGCAGTCATTAATTTACGATTTGTGGTTGTTGCGTCAGCAGGGAAGGTTAAAAAATGTACCTGTTTTTCTCGATAGTCCCATGGCGACCAGTGCTACGGAGTTGTTATACAAACATAAAAATGAACACCGTTTAGATAAGCGAGATTTTGAGGCAGCTTGTCATGCAGTGAATTACATCCAGAATGTTGATGAATCAAAAGAGTTGTCAGCAAACCGTTATCCCAAAGTTATTATTTCTGCCAGTGGCATGGCAACGGGAGGGCGTGTGTTGCATCACATTGCAGCTTTTGCACCAGATCGCCGAAATACTTTGTTGTTCTCAGGTTTTCAAGCGGCTGGCACACGCGGTCGTAAATTATTAGAAGGTGCGCGCGAAGTGAAAATATTTGGTCGTTGGTTGCCAGTCAATGCAGAGGTAAAAGAACTGCCCATGTTGTCTGCGCACGCTGATAGCAACGAATTGATGCGGTGGTTATCTGGTTTTGAAGCGGCGCCGAAAAAAGTGTTTATCGTGCATGGTGAGGCAGAAGCATCGGAAGCGCTGCGCGAGCGCATTCAACGCGAATTGGGTTGGCAGGCGTGCGTGCCGTTGCAAAATCAAACCATTGAACTGTAA
- a CDS encoding IS3 family transposase, translating to MKQVVFEYIEVYYNRNRRHSAIGRISPEAFEVKTA from the coding sequence ATGAAGCAAGTGGTATTTGAATATATTGAGGTGTATTACAATCGAAACCGCCGACACAGTGCTATCGGGCGTATCAGCCCTGAAGCATTCGAGGTGAAAACAGCTTAA
- a CDS encoding FdhF/YdeP family oxidoreductase yields MPEAVEPKYIRIDHSDKPAGGRGAVKSTFKSYTAQGMSPLKAASMLLQANKLAKFDCPGCAFPDKPGKPAVDSCEQGHKAIAWEMTRKETGPDFFAGQTLDQLRARSDYGLEFQGRLTTPMLYTQESGTYQPISWEKAFAITAAELQAISPDQAAFYASGRSSNEAAFLWQLVARSYGCANLPDSSNFCHESSGFALKQSIGVGKGTCSLDDFEQADLILVVGQNPATNHPRMMGALHEAAARGTKIIAINPLRERGFTNFSDPKAMGEMIANTGMAVAHRIYQVRIGGDLALFKGVMKHLFDMHAQATANNTKPVLDEAFIAEHTTGFEALRADLAAAAWGALVEQSGIAQADICELAEIYAAAPAAMATWCMGITHHENGVHTIQTLMNLLLLRGNIGRAGAGAVPVRGHSNVQGDRTMGATSMVSERWLDNMSTVFPQASITRAAGLDAGQLMPKMFKGEVRAFFTLGGNFGTAAPDSVRVLDGLSRCRFTLHIATKLNRTHCYPGEVGLLLPTLGRTDIDLRSGTAQVVSVEDSMSNVRASRGVQAPLSSNMMSEPAIVANLGAALAPDSGIPWLAMADDYSLIRNAIEQCQRGLVDDFSDYNRKIHEQGRFTLTNTARLRQWKTASGKAEFRVHPLRTHGPVERARIKHGNEVLTLMTVRSHDQFNTTVYGQDDRYRGVFGGRNVLFISQEDLQKRGLQDGDLVDLHSCGDGDEAARVVKGFKVVRYSIPAGCVAAYFPEATPLLHASSLSEYTRTPAYKEIPVLVNAAV; encoded by the coding sequence ATGCCTGAAGCTGTCGAACCGAAATACATCCGCATAGACCACAGCGACAAACCCGCTGGCGGGCGCGGTGCAGTGAAAAGCACTTTTAAGTCCTACACCGCACAAGGCATGTCTCCACTCAAAGCGGCATCCATGCTGTTGCAAGCCAATAAACTCGCCAAATTTGACTGCCCCGGCTGCGCCTTCCCCGACAAACCGGGCAAGCCTGCCGTCGATAGCTGCGAGCAGGGCCACAAAGCCATCGCGTGGGAAATGACGCGCAAGGAAACTGGCCCTGATTTCTTTGCCGGACAAACCCTCGACCAACTGCGCGCGCGCAGCGACTACGGACTGGAGTTCCAAGGTCGACTCACCACTCCCATGCTCTACACACAAGAAAGTGGCACTTATCAGCCCATCTCGTGGGAGAAAGCCTTTGCGATAACCGCCGCAGAATTGCAAGCCATCTCGCCCGACCAAGCGGCATTTTATGCCTCTGGCCGCAGCAGTAACGAGGCGGCTTTTTTGTGGCAACTGGTGGCGCGATCCTACGGCTGTGCCAACCTGCCCGACTCTTCCAATTTCTGCCATGAATCTTCGGGCTTCGCACTCAAGCAATCCATCGGCGTAGGCAAAGGCACTTGTTCGTTGGACGATTTTGAACAGGCCGATTTGATTTTGGTGGTTGGGCAAAACCCTGCCACCAACCACCCACGCATGATGGGTGCGCTGCACGAAGCGGCAGCGCGCGGCACCAAGATCATTGCCATCAATCCGCTGCGCGAGCGCGGCTTTACCAATTTTTCTGACCCGAAAGCCATGGGCGAGATGATCGCCAATACCGGCATGGCGGTGGCGCATCGCATCTACCAAGTACGCATTGGTGGCGACCTCGCGCTGTTCAAAGGTGTGATGAAACACCTGTTCGACATGCACGCCCAAGCAACAGCCAACAACACCAAGCCGGTATTGGACGAAGCGTTCATTGCGGAACACACCACCGGCTTCGAAGCCCTGCGCGCCGATTTAGCGGCAGCAGCGTGGGGTGCGCTGGTCGAACAGTCGGGCATCGCGCAAGCCGATATTTGCGAACTGGCTGAGATTTACGCCGCCGCCCCCGCCGCTATGGCGACTTGGTGCATGGGGATTACACACCACGAGAACGGCGTACACACCATCCAAACGCTGATGAATCTACTGCTGCTGCGCGGCAATATCGGACGCGCCGGTGCTGGCGCAGTGCCAGTCCGCGGTCACAGCAATGTGCAGGGCGATCGCACCATGGGCGCCACTTCTATGGTGTCCGAACGCTGGTTGGACAACATGAGCACCGTATTCCCGCAAGCCAGTATCACCCGTGCAGCGGGTTTGGATGCCGGTCAATTGATGCCAAAAATGTTCAAGGGCGAAGTGCGCGCCTTCTTCACACTGGGCGGCAACTTTGGCACAGCAGCCCCGGATTCCGTGCGCGTGCTGGACGGCCTCAGCCGCTGCCGCTTCACTCTGCACATCGCCACCAAACTCAACCGCACACACTGCTACCCTGGCGAAGTGGGCTTGTTATTGCCCACCTTGGGGCGCACAGACATTGATTTGCGTAGTGGCACTGCGCAAGTAGTGTCTGTGGAAGACTCCATGAGCAATGTGCGCGCCTCACGCGGTGTGCAAGCGCCGCTGTCCAGCAACATGATGAGCGAGCCAGCCATCGTCGCGAACCTCGGTGCAGCACTGGCGCCAGACAGCGGTATCCCTTGGTTGGCAATGGCAGATGACTACAGCCTGATCCGTAATGCGATCGAACAATGTCAGCGCGGCTTGGTGGATGATTTCAGCGACTACAACCGAAAAATTCACGAGCAAGGTCGCTTTACATTGACCAACACGGCGCGCCTGCGCCAATGGAAAACCGCCAGTGGCAAAGCGGAGTTTCGTGTGCATCCACTGCGCACTCACGGCCCAGTAGAGCGCGCGCGCATCAAACACGGCAATGAAGTTTTAACACTGATGACCGTGCGCTCACACGATCAATTCAACACCACGGTGTACGGGCAAGACGACCGCTATCGCGGCGTATTCGGTGGACGCAATGTGCTGTTTATCAGCCAAGAGGATCTACAAAAACGCGGCTTACAAGATGGCGATTTGGTGGATCTGCACAGCTGCGGCGACGGCGACGAAGCTGCGCGCGTGGTAAAAGGTTTCAAAGTCGTGCGTTACAGCATCCCTGCTGGCTGCGTGGCGGCGTATTTCCCCGAAGCCACACCACTGCTGCACGCCTCGTCGCTGTCAGAATACACACGCACACCGGCATACAAAGAAATCCCAGTACTGGTGAATGCTGCGGTTTAA
- a CDS encoding winged helix-turn-helix transcriptional regulator: MKAEQMAANVQRASLFLKQLANENRLLILCALIEREMSVSEMGELVPLSQSSLSQHLASLRDAQLVTTRRQGTGIFYSIANPTVKAVIQVLHEQFCPNGISSNTEVPYESY; the protein is encoded by the coding sequence ATGAAGGCAGAACAAATGGCAGCCAATGTGCAACGGGCTTCGTTGTTTTTGAAGCAGTTAGCGAATGAAAACCGACTGCTGATTTTGTGCGCATTGATAGAGCGTGAGATGTCTGTGAGTGAAATGGGCGAGTTAGTGCCATTGAGCCAGTCATCGTTATCGCAACACCTAGCCAGCTTGCGGGATGCGCAGTTGGTTACGACACGCAGGCAGGGCACGGGCATTTTCTATTCGATTGCCAATCCTACTGTGAAGGCCGTCATACAAGTGCTACATGAACAGTTTTGCCCTAACGGTATTTCATCCAATACAGAGGTTCCCTATGAAAGTTATTGA
- a CDS encoding rhodanese-like domain-containing protein produces the protein MKVIDAKTFQQDQRYRHRIIDVRSPAEFRANHVPGSENLPLDKVQAGILPTLNDGEVITLLCQSGKRSSAACELLTAKLGGNVVTIEGGIVALAQEGVVLEGSGRAWSLERQVRLVAGTLVFLGSLLSLLQPYFLAVPLFVGAGLMFAGITDTCGMAMLLARMPWNR, from the coding sequence ATGAAAGTTATTGATGCAAAGACATTTCAACAAGATCAACGCTATCGCCATCGCATTATCGATGTGCGTTCACCAGCCGAGTTTCGCGCCAATCATGTGCCAGGCAGTGAAAATCTTCCCTTGGATAAGGTACAGGCAGGCATCTTGCCCACACTGAACGATGGGGAAGTCATCACCCTGTTGTGTCAGTCGGGGAAACGCTCAAGCGCCGCCTGTGAACTGCTCACGGCGAAGTTGGGCGGCAATGTGGTGACCATTGAAGGTGGGATAGTCGCACTTGCTCAAGAAGGTGTTGTTTTAGAAGGCTCTGGCAGAGCGTGGTCGCTAGAACGGCAGGTGCGCTTGGTGGCCGGCACACTGGTGTTTTTAGGCAGTCTTTTGTCTTTGCTGCAACCGTATTTTTTGGCAGTGCCGCTATTTGTCGGTGCCGGCTTGATGTTTGCGGGTATCACAGACACTTGTGGTATGGCGATGCTGTTGGCGCGTATGCCTTGGAATCGTTGA
- a CDS encoding sulfite exporter TauE/SafE family protein, which yields MAVLIGIVIGLVLGLTGAGGSVLAVPLLALCLKLPMNHAAGIALGAVAASAISGVIQRIHSKQVLWVPAAILATTGAAVAPMGRWAAHGLPEAALLIGFVLLASAIAVRMWRQAVQQPDTTRVIRAGAEQQTEVVTLLCPFSATGHFQLQPRCIAGLGVGGAVVGFLSGMFGVGGGFLIVPLLMMLSIVPYAIAVATSLAVIAAISSAGFLSYLLMSQEVLSNTLLQVAGGGVLGMFVGFLIGQRVAGATLQKLFSASVVLLSAALLLKLI from the coding sequence GTGGCTGTGCTGATTGGCATCGTCATTGGCTTGGTGCTGGGGCTGACAGGCGCTGGCGGATCGGTACTGGCGGTGCCATTGCTCGCACTGTGCCTCAAGTTGCCGATGAACCACGCCGCAGGCATTGCCTTGGGCGCCGTTGCGGCCAGTGCTATCAGCGGTGTGATTCAGCGCATTCACAGCAAACAGGTGTTGTGGGTTCCCGCTGCCATTCTCGCAACCACGGGTGCCGCTGTGGCGCCAATGGGCAGATGGGCGGCGCACGGCTTACCTGAAGCGGCACTGTTGATTGGTTTTGTGTTGCTGGCCAGTGCTATCGCAGTGCGAATGTGGCGCCAGGCCGTGCAACAACCGGATACAACACGCGTGATTCGTGCCGGTGCGGAACAACAGACTGAAGTGGTTACGCTGCTGTGTCCATTCAGTGCAACGGGACACTTTCAGCTGCAACCGCGCTGTATTGCAGGGCTGGGTGTGGGTGGCGCGGTGGTGGGTTTTTTGTCTGGCATGTTTGGCGTGGGTGGCGGCTTTCTTATTGTTCCTTTGCTGATGATGCTATCAATTGTCCCTTATGCCATCGCCGTGGCGACTTCGCTTGCCGTAATTGCGGCGATTTCCAGTGCTGGATTTCTCAGTTATTTGCTGATGAGCCAAGAAGTGTTATCAAACACATTGCTGCAAGTTGCTGGTGGTGGCGTGTTAGGCATGTTTGTGGGATTTCTTATTGGTCAACGCGTAGCGGGCGCAACATTGCAGAAATTATTTAGTGCCAGTGTTGTTTTGTTGTCCGCTGCGTTGTTGTTAAAACTCATTTGA
- a CDS encoding MBL fold metallo-hydrolase, translating to MLFRQLFDHDSWTYSYLLADEKTREAVLIDPVDIQVDNTLRLLEELQLKLVLSIETHTHADHITGSGLLRKRTGCMTRVGAQSAASCADGTYQDGDILTVGALRLQVLYTPGHTNDSYCFVLDNENQPMVFTGDTLLIRGCGRTDFQNGNAGQQYDSLQRLLALPPHTRVYPGHDYRGWSVSSIAEEANNNPRIRLPSRDAFITHMNSLMLANPKLMDIAVPANQSCGKA from the coding sequence ATGCTGTTTCGTCAATTGTTTGATCACGACTCATGGACTTACAGTTATTTGTTGGCTGATGAAAAAACAAGAGAAGCTGTGTTGATTGATCCTGTCGATATACAAGTGGATAACACGCTTCGCTTGTTGGAAGAACTGCAATTAAAGCTAGTTTTAAGTATTGAAACCCACACGCATGCAGATCACATCACTGGCTCTGGTTTGTTGCGCAAGCGTACAGGTTGTATGACACGCGTGGGTGCACAGAGCGCAGCCAGTTGCGCTGATGGCACTTATCAAGACGGGGATATCCTCACCGTTGGCGCGTTGCGACTTCAAGTGCTGTACACACCAGGTCACACCAATGATTCTTATTGCTTTGTGTTAGACAACGAAAACCAGCCTATGGTTTTTACTGGCGATACATTGTTGATTCGTGGTTGTGGTCGCACCGATTTTCAAAATGGCAATGCGGGGCAGCAGTACGACAGTTTGCAACGATTATTAGCATTGCCGCCGCACACACGCGTGTATCCCGGTCACGATTATCGTGGTTGGTCCGTCAGCTCCATTGCAGAAGAAGCGAATAACAATCCGCGTATTCGCCTGCCTTCACGCGATGCTTTTATCACGCACATGAACAGCTTAATGCTCGCAAATCCCAAATTGATGGATATTGCCGTGCCCGCCAATCAATCATGTGGAAAGGCGTGA
- a CDS encoding biotin carboxylase, with translation MKPLIICRGPIRKEAMDVFDEMGIHGYGILLSEKDSITYTNALAPELRKLTDPSRVHRVPDYTGANKEERHQRIQQIVSIAHENGYNSIFAGYGFMSEDAEMVSAMEEAGLIFIGPGSFTQSAAGLKDEAKRTALAAGVSVTPGINNGTTLALIAKAKNEAGLAKIAKEFKLDVKLDKLKTLEDKAEAVLTASYKARVDVITVDDLGVTLHQQMLKIFAENPNNRFRLKAISGGGGKGQRILNAPSSYKGSKEEQIKQAAAVTPALVREVLAEVKCNGVGDNKNVLIEMNIETTRHQEIQVVGNGDWCITMGGRDCSLQMHEQKLLEVSVIHEDLVNAHAEAKAAGKKAEATQLERDITILGKMEDEAVRFGQAVKLNSVATFECIVDGERHYFMEMNTRIQVEHRVTELCYALTFSNPDNASDNFTVTSLVNVMVLLARHGKRLPKPSRSVRELSSVEARLNATNDALQPHAGGVITKWSDPIDGEIRDDQGISMHNPDTDVFMKYTLAGAYDSNIALLLTTGKDRLGTYALMSEVIRRTVLRGKDLATNLDFHYGLVNWFVGNNINARPTTRFIVPYLTLVGALKEQANQIDIAHAWKAVRQAALAQVGKEAEKAMAAVIDRKITLFDRIFEPLLDNPHVLSGWLSLNKAHFKVNKGQVSWLENPVKILAETYHYLNMEAQEKAPAAYVIWDHDNEVLQDAVCFYAALDEKLGTPAWSDLQQLLAANEAPKGIAKKDWAAVQAAHVGYQAGCDILNLLPYIADKANFFSLSVNADLSINIPERLNDKDLQDKMAKVLVPPPAAKSDEILAASGGMFYPREAPGTPKYLEVGTHFNKGDVLYIVEVMKMFNKVHATFAGTVTDVLVDVDGAIIKKGQPLFKIKPDEIVVVESPEQIKARRRKYTDEFINRNLA, from the coding sequence ATGAAACCCCTCATCATCTGTCGTGGCCCTATTCGCAAAGAAGCCATGGATGTGTTTGATGAAATGGGCATCCACGGCTACGGCATTTTGCTGTCGGAAAAAGACTCCATCACCTATACCAACGCGCTCGCGCCTGAGCTGCGCAAATTGACCGATCCTTCGCGCGTACACCGCGTGCCCGATTACACCGGCGCCAACAAAGAAGAGCGCCATCAACGCATTCAACAAATTGTTAGCATCGCGCATGAAAATGGCTACAACAGTATTTTTGCGGGCTACGGTTTTATGTCGGAAGACGCAGAAATGGTTTCTGCGATGGAAGAAGCCGGTTTGATTTTTATCGGCCCCGGTTCTTTTACGCAAAGCGCAGCAGGTTTAAAAGACGAAGCCAAACGCACCGCACTGGCCGCTGGCGTTTCTGTTACGCCTGGCATCAACAACGGCACCACACTGGCGCTGATTGCCAAAGCCAAAAATGAAGCGGGCCTCGCCAAAATTGCCAAAGAGTTCAAACTCGATGTCAAACTCGACAAACTGAAAACACTGGAAGACAAAGCCGAAGCTGTGCTCACAGCTTCTTACAAAGCGCGCGTGGATGTCATCACCGTGGATGACTTAGGCGTGACTTTGCATCAACAAATGTTGAAAATTTTTGCAGAAAACCCAAACAACCGTTTTCGCTTGAAAGCGATTTCCGGCGGCGGCGGTAAAGGTCAGCGCATTCTCAACGCACCGTCTTCTTACAAAGGCAGCAAAGAAGAACAGATCAAACAAGCCGCTGCGGTAACACCGGCACTGGTGCGCGAAGTGCTCGCCGAAGTGAAATGCAACGGCGTGGGCGACAACAAAAACGTGTTGATCGAAATGAACATCGAAACCACGCGCCACCAAGAAATTCAGGTGGTGGGCAATGGCGATTGGTGCATCACCATGGGCGGTCGCGATTGCTCATTGCAAATGCACGAACAAAAATTGCTGGAAGTGTCAGTTATTCATGAAGATTTGGTAAACGCACACGCAGAAGCCAAAGCAGCGGGTAAAAAAGCAGAAGCCACACAATTGGAACGCGACATCACCATACTCGGCAAAATGGAAGATGAAGCCGTGCGCTTTGGCCAAGCGGTTAAATTGAATTCTGTGGCCACCTTTGAGTGCATCGTCGATGGCGAACGCCACTACTTTATGGAAATGAACACGCGCATTCAGGTGGAACACCGCGTCACTGAATTGTGCTACGCCCTCACCTTTAGCAACCCTGACAATGCGAGCGATAACTTCACCGTTACTTCATTGGTAAATGTGATGGTGTTGCTGGCACGCCACGGCAAACGCCTGCCAAAACCATCGCGCAGCGTGCGCGAATTGTCTTCTGTTGAAGCGCGTTTGAATGCAACGAACGACGCACTGCAACCACATGCGGGCGGCGTGATTACCAAATGGTCTGATCCTATCGACGGCGAAATTCGCGACGATCAAGGCATCTCCATGCACAACCCAGACACCGATGTATTCATGAAATACACGCTGGCTGGCGCATACGATTCCAATATCGCGCTGCTGCTCACCACGGGCAAAGATCGTTTGGGCACTTACGCTTTGATGAGCGAAGTGATTCGTCGCACCGTATTGCGCGGCAAAGACCTTGCCACCAATTTAGATTTTCACTACGGTTTGGTGAATTGGTTTGTCGGCAACAACATCAATGCGCGCCCCACCACGCGCTTCATCGTGCCTTACCTCACCTTGGTCGGCGCATTGAAAGAACAAGCCAATCAAATTGATATTGCGCACGCGTGGAAAGCCGTGCGCCAAGCGGCACTCGCACAGGTTGGCAAAGAGGCTGAAAAAGCCATGGCTGCGGTGATTGATAGAAAAATCACTTTGTTCGATCGCATTTTTGAACCCTTGTTAGACAACCCACATGTTTTATCGGGCTGGTTGAGTCTGAACAAAGCGCATTTCAAAGTGAACAAAGGACAAGTGAGCTGGCTGGAAAATCCGGTAAAAATTCTGGCGGAAACCTATCACTACCTGAACATGGAAGCGCAAGAAAAAGCGCCGGCTGCTTATGTAATTTGGGATCACGACAACGAAGTGCTGCAAGACGCTGTGTGTTTCTACGCTGCGCTCGACGAAAAATTGGGTACGCCTGCGTGGAGCGATTTGCAGCAGCTGCTCGCAGCAAACGAAGCGCCAAAAGGCATTGCGAAAAAAGATTGGGCAGCGGTGCAAGCTGCGCATGTAGGCTATCAAGCAGGCTGCGATATTTTGAACCTGCTGCCCTATATTGCCGACAAGGCCAATTTCTTTTCATTGAGCGTGAATGCCGATCTGTCGATCAATATTCCTGAGCGCCTGAATGACAAAGACTTGCAAGACAAAATGGCGAAAGTGTTGGTGCCACCACCGGCTGCTAAATCGGATGAAATTCTCGCTGCCTCTGGCGGTATGTTCTATCCGCGTGAAGCGCCGGGCACGCCGAAGTATTTGGAAGTTGGCACGCACTTCAATAAAGGCGATGTGTTGTACATTGTTGAAGTGATGAAAATGTTCAACAAAGTGCATGCCACTTTTGCCGGCACCGTAACAGATGTGTTAGTAGATGTTGACGGAGCGATCATCAAAAAAGGTCAGCCGCTGTTCAAGATCAAGCCGGATGAAATCGTGGTGGTGGAGTCACCGGAGCAGATCAAAGCGCGCCGCAGAAAATACACGGACGAATTTATCAACCGCAATTTGGCGTAA
- a CDS encoding cyclic nucleotide-binding domain-containing protein, with protein MENAIETFLEESFLFSGLSESDREIVEEHMYETHLDAGEVLFKEGDQGDFLCYVVQGKLQITKKNQSGRSIELAVLRRGQLIGEMAMIEYAPRSATVTALEETVLMVLTRKGFELLLNQHADIGVVILRSLAKLMSIKIRDLSEDFVDLLK; from the coding sequence ATGGAAAACGCAATCGAAACGTTTCTAGAAGAATCCTTTCTGTTCTCCGGTCTGAGCGAGTCAGATCGAGAAATCGTTGAAGAACATATGTATGAAACGCATTTGGATGCGGGTGAAGTGTTGTTCAAGGAAGGCGATCAGGGAGATTTTCTGTGCTATGTGGTGCAGGGCAAGTTGCAAATCACCAAAAAAAATCAGTCTGGCCGCTCTATCGAGCTGGCCGTGCTGCGCCGTGGTCAGCTGATTGGTGAAATGGCGATGATCGAGTATGCCCCTCGCTCAGCAACAGTCACAGCATTGGAAGAGACCGTACTAATGGTACTAACCCGCAAAGGGTTTGAGTTGTTACTGAATCAACATGCGGATATCGGCGTGGTGATTCTGCGCAGTTTGGCTAAGTTAATGAGTATAAAGATTCGCGATCTGTCGGAAGATTTCGTTGACCTTCTGAAATAA
- a CDS encoding DUF3659 domain-containing protein, with amino-acid sequence MKIYQQGQSSMEYIVVTSAIVFALMQPITPPGSLQCPASSQRTEWSNHENKCSVMEILGQVLRNRYEGYSYAISASEYPNFLVNFNNGGNGGSGGGSGGGSGGGSGGGSDDGGSTYTPPSGTEAIGLDGKTVIGTVLAGNVYDDQGNLIGTIDGEGNVIDNDGNKIGTYPAAGGGIGASYVAVDKNGNVLGKVDKDGFVVDDNGNIVGKRDGDDVLQTDALGNVILDQDNKPTVIGKVGKVAGNGDIVDSDGNVIGQIKLE; translated from the coding sequence ATGAAAATTTACCAGCAAGGGCAGTCCAGCATGGAGTACATCGTAGTGACATCGGCGATTGTTTTTGCGCTGATGCAACCGATTACCCCGCCGGGCTCCTTGCAGTGTCCGGCTTCTTCGCAGCGTACGGAGTGGTCTAACCACGAAAACAAATGCAGTGTGATGGAGATACTAGGACAGGTGTTACGCAATCGTTATGAAGGTTATTCCTACGCAATTTCTGCATCGGAATATCCAAACTTTTTGGTGAATTTTAATAACGGCGGTAATGGTGGTTCCGGTGGTGGCTCGGGTGGTGGCTCTGGCGGCGGTTCTGGTGGTGGCTCTGATGATGGTGGATCAACTTACACGCCACCCTCTGGTACGGAGGCGATTGGTTTAGATGGCAAAACAGTGATCGGCACAGTTTTGGCAGGCAATGTTTACGACGACCAAGGCAATTTAATTGGCACGATTGATGGCGAAGGCAATGTTATTGATAACGACGGCAACAAAATTGGCACTTACCCCGCAGCGGGTGGCGGCATAGGAGCCAGCTATGTGGCTGTGGATAAAAACGGCAATGTATTGGGCAAAGTTGATAAAGATGGTTTTGTGGTCGATGACAACGGCAATATTGTAGGGAAGCGCGATGGTGATGATGTTTTACAAACAGATGCCTTAGGCAATGTGATTCTAGATCAAGACAATAAACCGACAGTAATTGGCAAGGTTGGAAAAGTGGCAGGCAATGGCGACATTGTTGATAGTGATGGAAATGTCATTGGACAAATTAAATTAGAGTGA